A section of the Luteolibacter flavescens genome encodes:
- a CDS encoding sulfatase family protein: protein MRTPFLALLLITALPLGAQQPKPRPNVIVILTDDQGYEDAGCYGAKDLKTPAIDRIAAAGVKFTQFYAASCVCSPSRAGLMTGRYPWKAGLEQNGPGSPSEAVNDLSTSKEKGGLPAAQVTMAEVFHDAGYATAHIGKWHLGHGDGTKPLDQGFDYSFGHMGGCIDNWSHFFYWAGPNRHDLWEGNRRVRMPGRFFPDLMVEKTAAFIEQHRERPFFIYFAINLPHYPYQGDPAALEEYASLPYPRNLYAATVSTMDARIGKLLDHLDRLGVRDDTIIVFQSDHGASSEERAHGGGGSAGPYRGGKFSFFEGGIRVPAVISWPAGLPSGESRDAMAHGCDWLPTLADLCGVKLPEAPLDGRSLAPVIRSADAPTPHAHLEWKVGEQWCVRQGPWKLIHRPKPAGGPPLLAEDKEWFLANIADDPAESKNRAADHPEIVAKLRKLREEQ from the coding sequence ATGCGCACCCCTTTCCTCGCCCTACTTCTGATCACCGCACTCCCTCTCGGAGCACAGCAGCCAAAGCCGCGGCCGAACGTCATCGTGATCCTCACCGACGACCAAGGCTACGAAGATGCGGGTTGCTACGGGGCAAAGGATCTCAAGACGCCCGCGATCGACCGCATCGCTGCGGCGGGCGTGAAGTTCACGCAATTCTACGCCGCCTCCTGCGTGTGCTCGCCGAGCCGCGCGGGCCTGATGACGGGCCGCTATCCATGGAAGGCCGGGCTGGAGCAGAATGGCCCGGGCAGCCCGTCCGAGGCTGTGAACGATCTCTCCACCAGCAAGGAAAAGGGCGGCCTGCCCGCCGCGCAGGTCACCATGGCGGAGGTCTTCCACGATGCCGGCTACGCCACCGCCCACATCGGGAAGTGGCATCTCGGCCATGGCGATGGTACGAAGCCGCTCGACCAAGGATTCGACTACTCCTTCGGCCACATGGGCGGGTGCATCGATAATTGGTCGCACTTCTTCTACTGGGCCGGGCCGAACCGGCACGACCTGTGGGAGGGGAATCGCCGCGTGCGCATGCCGGGCCGCTTCTTCCCGGACCTGATGGTGGAGAAGACCGCCGCCTTCATCGAGCAGCACCGCGAGCGCCCCTTTTTCATCTACTTCGCCATCAATCTGCCGCACTACCCCTACCAGGGAGACCCGGCGGCGCTGGAGGAATACGCCTCCCTCCCCTACCCGCGGAATCTCTACGCGGCCACGGTGAGCACGATGGACGCACGCATTGGCAAGCTGCTGGACCATCTGGACCGGCTCGGCGTGAGGGATGACACCATCATCGTCTTCCAGTCCGACCATGGGGCCTCCAGCGAAGAGCGCGCACATGGCGGCGGCGGCAGCGCGGGGCCGTATCGCGGCGGGAAATTCAGCTTCTTCGAGGGCGGCATCCGTGTGCCCGCGGTGATCTCCTGGCCCGCAGGACTTCCTTCCGGCGAGAGCCGCGACGCCATGGCGCACGGTTGCGACTGGCTGCCGACGCTGGCCGACCTCTGCGGGGTGAAACTACCGGAGGCACCGCTGGACGGTCGCAGCCTCGCGCCGGTGATCCGCTCTGCAGATGCTCCTACGCCGCACGCTCACCTCGAGTGGAAGGTCGGCGAGCAATGGTGCGTCCGGCAGGGACCATGGAAGCTGATCCACCGGCCAAAGCCCGCCGGGGGCCCGCCGCTGCTGGCGGAGGACAAGGAGTGGTTCCTCGCCAACATCGCGGACGATCCCGCGGAGTCGAAGAACCGCGCCGCGGATCACCCGGAGATCGTCGCGAAGCTTCGCAAGCTGCGCGAGGAACAGTGA
- a CDS encoding RNA polymerase sigma factor has translation MIHEVTIPEAGCSRVDLSVTDPDFEELLKAQQHRLLLHIKSMVRNHHEAEDLLQRTNIVLWRKRKDFQRGTNFGAWCASIARLETLNQLKQRRRDERVFSYHAPDEPRAAAFSEVPEEVDEDTLAALRSCLGRLPLRDRELLLVRYGSEKTLQEYAASLNRQPGTLKARLFKIRETLRKSIEDELMKAGRKSATGWGRDGV, from the coding sequence GTGATTCACGAAGTCACCATACCCGAAGCAGGGTGCTCGCGCGTCGATCTGTCGGTGACAGATCCTGATTTCGAGGAGCTTCTGAAAGCGCAGCAGCACCGCCTGCTGCTGCACATCAAGTCGATGGTGAGGAACCACCACGAGGCGGAGGACCTGCTGCAGCGAACGAATATCGTGCTGTGGCGGAAGCGAAAGGACTTCCAGCGTGGTACGAATTTCGGGGCTTGGTGTGCTTCCATCGCACGTCTTGAGACTCTCAATCAGCTCAAGCAGCGCAGGCGGGATGAGCGCGTCTTTTCCTACCACGCGCCGGACGAACCCCGGGCGGCTGCATTTTCAGAGGTTCCGGAAGAAGTGGACGAGGACACCTTGGCGGCGCTCAGGAGTTGCCTCGGTCGGCTTCCACTGCGGGACCGCGAGCTGCTGCTCGTCCGCTACGGTAGCGAGAAGACGCTGCAGGAATACGCGGCGAGCCTGAATCGCCAGCCCGGCACGCTGAAGGCGCGGCTCTTCAAGATCCGCGAAACGCTCAGGAAAAGCATCGAGGACGAGCTGATGAAGGCAGGCAGGAAGTCGGCGACGGGATGGGGACGCGATGGCGTGTAA
- a CDS encoding sigma-70 family RNA polymerase sigma factor, with protein MPYDSDSSLKVYLREISKTPLLTPEEEVTLAKRIKKGDKDARAHMIKANLRLVVKIAQDYSGYGLPISDLISEGNIGLMKAVERFDPAKGGKLSTYAAWWIKQSIKRSLANQSKTIRLPVHMVDKIAKMRRISTMLAEALGREPTDEELADEIGLPRRKLAMLKQASQRPTSLDAPINEGEATEYGEIIGDDRAEDPLESLSEKNLHGELGGLLDVLDKRERRIIDERFGLTGKTPMTLEEVGREFGVTRERIRQLQNVALTKMRKALRRKDKPLPKPVADGLQAT; from the coding sequence ATGCCATACGATTCCGACTCCAGTTTGAAGGTCTACCTGCGGGAGATTTCCAAGACCCCGCTGCTCACCCCGGAAGAAGAGGTCACTCTCGCGAAGCGCATCAAGAAGGGCGACAAGGATGCCCGCGCCCACATGATCAAGGCGAACCTCCGCCTCGTGGTAAAGATCGCGCAAGACTACTCCGGCTACGGGCTGCCCATTTCCGACCTGATTTCCGAAGGCAACATCGGCCTCATGAAGGCCGTCGAACGCTTCGACCCTGCGAAGGGTGGCAAGCTCTCGACCTACGCCGCCTGGTGGATCAAGCAGTCGATCAAGCGCTCGCTCGCCAATCAGAGCAAGACGATCCGCCTGCCCGTCCACATGGTGGACAAGATCGCCAAGATGCGCCGCATCTCCACGATGCTTGCCGAGGCTCTCGGCCGCGAACCGACCGACGAGGAACTGGCCGACGAAATCGGTCTGCCACGCCGCAAGCTCGCCATGCTGAAGCAGGCATCCCAGCGCCCGACCTCGCTTGACGCGCCCATCAACGAGGGTGAGGCGACCGAATACGGCGAGATCATCGGCGACGATCGTGCGGAAGACCCGCTCGAAAGCCTGTCCGAGAAGAACCTTCACGGGGAGCTGGGCGGACTGCTCGACGTCCTCGACAAGCGCGAGCGCCGCATCATCGACGAACGCTTCGGCCTCACCGGCAAGACGCCGATGACGCTTGAGGAAGTCGGCCGCGAATTCGGCGTAACCCGCGAACGCATCCGCCAGCTCCAGAACGTGGCGCTGACCAAGATGCGCAAGGCCTTGCGCCGGAAGGACAAGCCGCTGCCGAAGCCGGTGGCGGATGGCCTCCAGGCCACCTGA
- a CDS encoding glutamine--tRNA ligase/YqeY domain fusion protein — translation MSDSPKLDFIREIIAADLASGKHSTTITRFPPEPNGYLHLGHARAICLNFGIAKENAGIGARCHLRFDDTNPEKEEVEYVESIKADVKWLGFDWGEHLFYASDYFEFYYDCAVHLIKHGLAYVDEQTADQIKETRGNLTVPGTASPWRDRAVEENLELFAKMRAGGFEEGTAVLRAKIDMASPNIVMRDPVIYRVLKATHHNTGDAWCIYPMYDFAHPLEDAKEHITHSLCTLEFEIHRPFYDWTIANCPVPAKPRQIEFSRLNFTYTVMSKRKLLTLVKEGHVAGWDDPRMPTLSGARRRGIPPEAIRRLCEKTGITKFQGITDIAQLEFEIRDHLNTVAARRMGVLAPLKLVIENWPAGQSEDIELDNHPKDPAMGSRHVAMSRELWIESDDFQEEPEKKFYRLGPSRHVRLRGGYIVKCTGFEKDADGTITEVRCEYLPGTKGADAPEGVECRAAIHWVSAEHGVNAEIRLYDRLFTVEDPDGAEGGFTSVLNPDSLKVIRAWVEPAVADAAPETVFQFERIGYFVADRHDHQPGTPVFNRTIGLRDSWGKK, via the coding sequence ATGTCCGATTCTCCCAAGCTCGACTTCATCCGCGAGATCATCGCCGCAGATCTCGCTTCCGGTAAGCACTCGACCACGATCACCCGCTTCCCTCCCGAGCCGAATGGCTACCTGCACCTCGGGCATGCGCGGGCGATCTGCCTGAACTTCGGCATCGCGAAGGAGAATGCGGGCATCGGCGCGCGCTGCCACCTGCGCTTTGACGACACGAATCCCGAGAAGGAAGAAGTGGAATACGTCGAGAGCATCAAGGCCGACGTGAAGTGGCTCGGCTTCGACTGGGGCGAACACCTCTTCTACGCCAGCGACTACTTCGAATTCTACTACGACTGCGCCGTCCACCTCATCAAGCATGGCCTCGCCTACGTCGATGAGCAGACCGCCGATCAGATCAAGGAAACGCGCGGCAACCTGACCGTGCCTGGGACGGCGTCCCCGTGGCGCGATCGCGCGGTGGAGGAAAATCTGGAGCTCTTCGCGAAGATGCGCGCCGGTGGCTTCGAGGAAGGCACCGCGGTGCTGCGCGCGAAGATCGACATGGCCTCGCCGAATATCGTGATGCGCGACCCGGTGATCTACCGCGTGCTGAAGGCGACCCACCACAATACCGGCGACGCTTGGTGCATCTACCCGATGTACGACTTCGCCCACCCCCTGGAGGATGCGAAGGAGCACATCACGCACTCGCTTTGCACGCTGGAATTCGAGATTCACCGGCCCTTCTACGACTGGACGATCGCGAATTGCCCGGTGCCCGCAAAGCCGCGCCAGATCGAGTTCTCCCGCCTGAACTTCACCTACACGGTGATGAGCAAGCGCAAGCTGCTGACGCTGGTGAAAGAAGGCCACGTGGCTGGCTGGGACGACCCGCGCATGCCCACGCTCTCCGGCGCGCGCCGCCGCGGCATCCCGCCGGAAGCGATCCGCCGCCTGTGCGAGAAGACGGGCATCACGAAGTTCCAGGGCATCACGGACATCGCGCAGCTCGAATTCGAGATCCGCGATCATCTCAATACCGTCGCCGCGCGCCGCATGGGCGTGCTCGCCCCGCTGAAGCTGGTCATCGAAAATTGGCCCGCCGGCCAGAGCGAGGACATCGAACTGGACAACCACCCGAAGGACCCGGCCATGGGCAGCCGCCATGTGGCGATGTCCCGCGAGTTGTGGATCGAGTCGGACGACTTCCAGGAAGAGCCCGAGAAGAAATTCTACCGCCTCGGCCCCAGCCGCCACGTCCGCCTGCGCGGCGGCTACATCGTGAAGTGCACCGGCTTCGAGAAGGACGCCGACGGCACGATCACCGAGGTCCGCTGCGAATACCTGCCCGGCACCAAGGGCGCGGACGCACCGGAAGGAGTCGAGTGCCGCGCCGCCATCCACTGGGTGAGCGCCGAGCATGGTGTGAATGCCGAGATCCGCCTCTACGATCGCCTCTTCACCGTGGAAGATCCGGATGGCGCCGAGGGCGGCTTCACCAGCGTGCTGAATCCGGATTCGCTCAAGGTGATCCGCGCCTGGGTCGAGCCCGCCGTGGCCGACGCCGCACCAGAGACTGTCTTCCAATTCGAGCGCATCGGCTACTTCGTCGCCGACCGCCACGACCACCAGCCCGGCACGCCCGTCTTCAACCGCACCATCGGCCTGCGGGATTCGTGGGGGAAGAAGTGA
- a CDS encoding SMI1/KNR4 family protein — translation MAFDISEEQVRLTEAEIGLGFPPVYRSLMMANNGGLAFDGMDEWTLNPIKDSSDRKRLSRSCNHVIVETSKAKEWRGFPPEGLAIGSSGSGDIILLMPSPADPGMLEDKILKFDHETGELEELAADLSKFEIE, via the coding sequence ATGGCATTCGACATCTCAGAAGAGCAGGTCCGACTTACTGAAGCCGAGATCGGTCTTGGCTTTCCGCCGGTCTATCGCTCCCTGATGATGGCTAACAACGGTGGTCTCGCCTTCGACGGGATGGACGAATGGACGCTGAACCCCATCAAGGATTCATCCGACCGGAAACGGCTCTCACGTTCCTGCAATCATGTGATTGTCGAAACATCGAAGGCAAAAGAATGGCGTGGCTTTCCTCCGGAAGGACTCGCCATTGGAAGCAGCGGATCCGGCGACATCATCCTGCTCATGCCATCACCGGCTGATCCCGGCATGCTCGAAGACAAGATCCTCAAGTTTGATCATGAAACTGGGGAACTAGAAGAACTCGCGGCGGACCTTTCGAAGTTCGAAATCGAGTAA
- a CDS encoding dipeptidase codes for MTPELEDLFAFLRFPSISTDSRNASDVRACGEWLITKLTGMGLKATLHPTEGHPIVVAQNEHKPGRKTVLIYGHYDVQPVDPLHLWTTPPFEPAIRDGKIWARGSTDNKGQMLAHILGVEKTLKEKGELPVNLTFLFEGEEEIGSPSLAPFLEANRELLKCDIIAISDTGMVAPGQPTLSYGLRGIAACEVILRGPARDLHSGIYGGAIRNPATEIARLVSTFHDADGRVQVEGFYDHVKPLEEWEREMWAKLPGTSDDDFLRYSGSSRTHGEAGYTSAERTWARPTAEINGIGGGYQGEGSKTVLPAEAFAKFTFRLVPNQDPSDIMDKVKAHLDKHCPPGVSLLYVGGHDGKPFFTDPHSTFGRAAQRALQTAFGKEPVLIREGGSIPIVQAFRDILGTDTLLLGLALADSQIHSPDENFPIENFEAGIRLNQALLEELGK; via the coding sequence ATGACGCCGGAGCTTGAGGACCTTTTCGCCTTCCTTCGTTTTCCCAGCATTTCCACGGACTCGCGGAATGCCAGCGACGTCCGCGCCTGCGGCGAGTGGCTGATCACGAAACTGACCGGCATGGGCCTGAAGGCCACGCTGCACCCGACCGAGGGCCACCCCATCGTGGTCGCGCAAAACGAGCACAAGCCCGGTCGCAAGACCGTGCTCATCTACGGCCACTACGACGTGCAGCCCGTGGACCCGCTCCACCTGTGGACCACCCCGCCCTTCGAGCCCGCCATCCGCGACGGCAAGATCTGGGCCCGCGGCTCCACGGACAACAAGGGCCAGATGCTCGCACACATCCTCGGCGTGGAAAAGACGCTGAAGGAAAAGGGCGAGCTGCCCGTGAACCTGACCTTCCTCTTCGAGGGCGAGGAGGAAATCGGCAGCCCCAGCCTCGCGCCCTTCCTGGAGGCAAACCGCGAGCTGCTGAAGTGCGACATCATCGCCATCTCCGACACCGGCATGGTCGCCCCCGGCCAGCCGACCCTCAGCTACGGCCTGCGCGGCATCGCCGCCTGCGAGGTGATCCTCCGCGGCCCGGCGCGCGACCTGCACTCCGGCATCTACGGCGGCGCGATCCGGAATCCCGCCACAGAGATCGCCCGGCTGGTCTCCACCTTCCACGATGCCGACGGCCGCGTGCAGGTCGAGGGCTTCTACGACCACGTGAAGCCGCTGGAAGAGTGGGAGCGCGAGATGTGGGCAAAGCTGCCCGGCACCAGCGATGACGATTTCCTCCGCTACAGCGGCTCCTCCCGCACCCACGGCGAGGCCGGCTACACCAGCGCCGAGCGCACCTGGGCCCGCCCGACCGCAGAGATCAATGGCATCGGCGGCGGCTATCAGGGAGAGGGCTCGAAGACCGTGCTGCCAGCGGAGGCATTCGCGAAATTCACCTTCCGCCTCGTCCCGAACCAAGACCCGTCCGACATCATGGACAAGGTGAAGGCGCACCTGGACAAGCACTGCCCGCCCGGCGTCTCGCTGCTCTACGTGGGCGGCCACGATGGCAAGCCCTTCTTCACCGATCCGCACAGCACCTTTGGCCGGGCTGCGCAGCGCGCGCTGCAGACCGCCTTTGGCAAGGAGCCCGTGCTCATCCGCGAAGGCGGCAGCATCCCGATCGTGCAGGCGTTCCGCGACATCCTCGGGACCGATACGCTGCTGCTGGGCCTCGCCCTCGCCGACTCGCAGATCCACTCGCCGGATGAGAACTTCCCGATCGAGAACTTCGAGGCGGGTATCAGGCTCAATCAGGCGCTGTTGGAAGAGTTGGGGAAGTAA
- a CDS encoding response regulator, producing the protein MTHASPIRILVVDDHFVVREGIRSLIRREAGMVVIAEASHGAEGVKMHQLLTPDVTIIDLRMPVMGGVEATRLIRQETPDAKILVLTSFDGDEDIHAAFAAGASGYLLKHSSGDQVIPAVRALMQGDQWIPPEVGEHLAARQRGEVLSEREKEIVRHLALGEANKEIGIAVGISEQTVKSHVKNILAKLHVRDRTEAVTVALRRGIIHLPER; encoded by the coding sequence ATGACCCACGCCTCCCCCATCCGCATCCTCGTGGTGGACGACCACTTCGTCGTCCGCGAGGGCATCCGCAGCCTGATCCGCCGGGAGGCCGGCATGGTGGTCATTGCCGAGGCATCGCACGGGGCTGAAGGGGTGAAGATGCACCAGCTTCTCACTCCGGACGTCACGATCATCGACCTGCGCATGCCGGTGATGGGCGGGGTGGAGGCCACCCGGCTGATCCGCCAGGAGACACCGGACGCGAAGATCCTGGTGCTGACCAGCTTCGATGGCGACGAGGACATCCACGCCGCCTTTGCCGCCGGGGCCTCCGGCTACCTGCTGAAGCACAGTTCGGGCGACCAGGTCATCCCCGCCGTGCGAGCGCTGATGCAGGGCGACCAGTGGATCCCGCCGGAAGTGGGCGAGCACCTGGCCGCCCGCCAACGCGGCGAGGTGCTTTCCGAGCGGGAAAAGGAAATCGTGCGCCACCTCGCGCTCGGCGAGGCGAACAAGGAAATCGGCATCGCCGTCGGCATCTCCGAGCAGACGGTGAAGTCGCACGTGAAGAACATCCTCGCGAAGCTCCACGTCCGCGACCGCACCGAGGCCGTGACCGTAGCCCTCCGCAGAGGGATCATCCACCTGCCGGAGCGGTGA
- a CDS encoding sensor histidine kinase: protein MRAIQGKAATEPFQPIEVKTSGVVTWTDPTEGRWFQIQDDTGGVQVTFTNAEWPAVGDKVEVTGVLDRGPYAPVIDRATFTNLGKSELPERKNASGGGLLHGEYNGDLVDVHGFVRSAEMVTPTTFSALLSSGSARITVRVSNARTLDPQKLIAAKVWLRGVAVPMRARGGLRQLVDLQVLAASEADFHVFEHEEYDPWKIPALPLEQAFQYRPGFSRGDRIRVRGEVIHHSHGVVYLNDGKSGIAVRGAGAHDLRRGDQVEAVGFPDLEDFLPILSDAVFASFPPEGPRALPKAMPVEDLIDGLEHANYVTARGRLLDRLQTPESETHRALVLALNTPHGVFTAELEGHGESIPGVEDGATLDVSGICLVSVDGAGSPTSFKILLSGPDQISVVEPASFFTVKRLLVMLSIVLGVLVAVILFAYLTTRRNLSLAAEMRERNAVTAERSRLARDLHDTLEQGLTGIHLRLHSIGPDEADASPETREHLQAVDSLVRQCHSEMRQSIWNLRSVALEKFDLAEALERAAKSLTLGSDIRVETRQVRTSGRLPALIEDNLLRIGQEAITNAVKHAKPTVITIDLQVTQARATLSVADDGSGIRRAAAPGRFGLTGMHERARRIGGTLRVETNSQGGTTVGVEVPLPRNDHESHRKP, encoded by the coding sequence GTGCGGGCGATCCAAGGCAAGGCGGCGACGGAACCTTTCCAACCCATCGAGGTGAAGACCAGCGGCGTGGTTACCTGGACCGACCCGACCGAGGGGCGGTGGTTCCAGATACAGGACGATACCGGCGGCGTGCAGGTGACCTTCACGAATGCCGAGTGGCCCGCCGTGGGAGACAAGGTGGAAGTGACCGGCGTGCTGGATCGCGGCCCGTATGCGCCCGTCATTGATCGCGCGACTTTCACGAATCTCGGCAAAAGCGAACTGCCGGAACGCAAGAACGCCTCGGGCGGCGGACTGCTTCATGGCGAATACAATGGCGACCTGGTGGACGTGCACGGCTTCGTGCGCAGCGCCGAGATGGTCACGCCCACCACCTTCTCCGCGCTGCTCAGCTCAGGCTCCGCCCGCATCACCGTGCGGGTGAGCAATGCTCGCACGCTGGACCCGCAGAAGCTCATCGCGGCAAAGGTCTGGCTGCGCGGCGTGGCGGTGCCGATGAGGGCGCGGGGCGGCCTCCGGCAGCTCGTCGATCTCCAGGTGCTGGCTGCCTCGGAGGCGGACTTCCATGTCTTCGAGCATGAGGAGTATGACCCGTGGAAAATCCCGGCGCTCCCGCTCGAGCAGGCTTTCCAATACCGTCCCGGATTCAGCCGCGGCGACCGCATCCGCGTGCGTGGGGAGGTGATCCACCACAGCCATGGCGTGGTGTATCTGAATGACGGCAAGAGCGGCATTGCCGTGCGCGGTGCCGGGGCACACGACCTGCGGCGCGGTGATCAGGTGGAAGCGGTGGGGTTTCCGGATCTCGAGGATTTCCTACCCATCCTCTCCGATGCGGTCTTCGCCTCCTTCCCGCCGGAAGGCCCACGCGCGCTGCCGAAGGCGATGCCGGTCGAAGACCTGATCGACGGGCTGGAGCACGCGAACTACGTCACGGCACGCGGCCGTCTGTTAGACCGGCTCCAGACACCGGAGTCGGAGACGCATCGCGCGCTGGTGCTCGCCTTGAATACCCCGCACGGCGTCTTCACCGCGGAACTGGAAGGCCACGGCGAGAGCATCCCGGGCGTGGAGGATGGCGCCACGCTCGATGTGAGCGGCATCTGCCTCGTGAGCGTGGATGGCGCTGGCTCGCCCACGTCATTCAAGATCCTGCTCTCCGGGCCGGACCAGATCTCGGTGGTCGAGCCTGCCAGCTTTTTCACGGTGAAGCGGCTGCTGGTGATGCTGAGCATCGTGCTCGGCGTGCTGGTCGCGGTGATCCTCTTCGCCTATCTCACCACGCGGCGGAACCTGAGCCTGGCCGCGGAGATGCGGGAGAGGAATGCCGTGACGGCCGAGCGCAGCCGCCTCGCGCGCGACCTGCACGATACACTGGAGCAGGGACTCACTGGCATTCACCTGCGGCTGCACAGCATCGGTCCGGATGAAGCCGACGCCTCGCCCGAGACGCGCGAGCATCTGCAGGCGGTGGATTCCCTGGTGCGCCAATGCCACTCGGAAATGCGGCAGTCGATCTGGAACCTCCGCTCGGTGGCGCTGGAGAAATTCGACCTCGCGGAAGCACTCGAGCGCGCGGCGAAATCGCTCACGCTGGGGTCCGACATCCGCGTGGAGACGAGGCAAGTCCGCACCTCCGGACGGCTACCGGCCTTGATCGAGGACAATCTCCTGCGCATCGGCCAGGAGGCGATCACGAATGCGGTGAAGCACGCGAAGCCGACAGTGATCACCATCGACCTGCAGGTCACCCAAGCACGCGCCACGCTCTCCGTCGCGGACGATGGCAGCGGCATCCGCCGGGCGGCAGCGCCGGGGCGCTTCGGCCTCACCGGCATGCACGAGCGCGCGAGGCGCATCGGCGGCACGCTGCGGGTGGAGACAAATTCCCAAGGCGGCACGACCGTGGGAGTGGAGGTGCCGCTGCCGAGAAACGATCACGAAAGCCATCGCAAGCCATGA
- a CDS encoding HTTM domain-containing protein, giving the protein MQAAAKPVDGASLAVFRIAFGLLMFFDAVVYLKRGWVRALYIDPAFHFSYLGFDWVKPWPGDGMMAHFIVLAIAALMVAAGLFYRIATVVLFLALAQVFLIDAAEYLNHLYLICLIAFALIFVPAHRLWSLDAIRDSSKSSPTMPACWLWLMRIQVGIPYFFGGIAKLNGDWLRGEPLGTWLAKRADFPWIGPWLTEKWVALLFSYSGLILDLAFVPLLLWKRTRLAAYVLVLCFNAMNGWLFEIGVFPWMMVAASLLFFPPEWPRFGRKARPTNHMPRVSKPVLAGIAVYLAIQVLLPLRHWPYPGDVAWTEEGHLYSWRMKLRDKQSERLAFRVRDLQSGHQWEIEPGDFLTDRQAFRMPGQPDLIHQFAIHIADEYRREYGMDVAVTVDTSVSLNGREAAVMIDPAVDLAREPRNPWHKRWITPHAGEWLPR; this is encoded by the coding sequence ATGCAGGCCGCGGCCAAGCCGGTGGACGGCGCATCGCTCGCGGTTTTCCGCATCGCCTTTGGCCTGCTGATGTTCTTTGACGCCGTCGTCTATCTGAAGCGCGGCTGGGTGCGCGCGCTCTACATCGACCCCGCCTTCCACTTCTCCTACCTCGGCTTCGACTGGGTGAAGCCGTGGCCGGGTGACGGGATGATGGCGCACTTCATCGTGCTCGCCATCGCGGCGCTGATGGTGGCGGCGGGGCTCTTCTATCGGATCGCCACGGTGGTGCTCTTCCTCGCGCTCGCGCAGGTCTTCCTCATCGATGCGGCGGAGTATCTGAATCACCTCTACCTCATCTGCCTGATCGCCTTCGCACTTATCTTTGTCCCCGCGCACCGGCTCTGGTCGCTCGACGCCATCAGGGATTCCTCGAAATCCTCCCCCACCATGCCTGCATGCTGGCTGTGGCTGATGCGTATTCAGGTGGGCATCCCCTACTTCTTCGGTGGCATCGCAAAGCTGAATGGCGATTGGCTGCGCGGCGAACCTCTCGGCACGTGGCTCGCCAAGCGCGCGGACTTCCCGTGGATCGGCCCGTGGCTCACGGAGAAGTGGGTGGCGCTTCTTTTCAGCTACTCCGGGCTCATCCTCGATCTCGCCTTCGTCCCGCTGCTGCTGTGGAAGCGCACGCGGCTCGCCGCCTACGTGCTGGTGCTGTGCTTCAATGCGATGAATGGCTGGCTCTTCGAGATCGGGGTCTTCCCGTGGATGATGGTGGCGGCATCGCTGCTCTTCTTCCCGCCGGAGTGGCCGAGATTCGGGAGAAAGGCTCGCCCCACGAATCACATGCCCCGCGTGTCGAAACCGGTGCTCGCGGGCATCGCGGTGTATCTCGCCATCCAGGTCTTATTGCCCCTCCGCCACTGGCCCTATCCCGGCGATGTGGCGTGGACGGAAGAGGGCCACCTCTACTCGTGGCGCATGAAACTGCGCGACAAGCAATCGGAACGGCTCGCCTTCCGCGTGCGCGACCTGCAAAGCGGGCACCAGTGGGAGATCGAGCCCGGTGACTTCCTGACGGATCGCCAGGCCTTCCGCATGCCCGGCCAGCCGGACCTGATCCACCAGTTTGCCATCCACATCGCCGACGAGTATCGCAGGGAATACGGCATGGATGTGGCCGTCACCGTGGACACGAGCGTGAGCCTGAATGGACGCGAAGCCGCCGTCATGATCGATCCCGCCGTGGATCTCGCACGCGAGCCGCGGAATCCCTGGCACAAGCGCTGGATCACACCGCACGCGGGTGAGTGGTTGCCTCGATGA